GCTATAATTTGACTAATTGCTAATATTTCAGTTACTTGTACAACAAATGCGATTGCTGTACCTTTTATTAAAGCTATAAATTGATTACCTAAATTTGGTATAGCGTATCCTATAGCTTGTGGGATCACAATTCTCGTCAAGATATGTCGTCTTTTTAGTCCAACGGTAACAGCCGCTTCTATTTGTGATTCGTCTACACTTTTCAATCCACTGCGCATGACTTCTGTTAAGTACGCTGCTGAATGCAAAGTAAATACGAAGAGTACAATCATTAATGGATGAGCACCATCAGGATCTAAATTCGTCTGCAAAACGTTATTAAGCCATTCTATGATGATCGGCGTCCCATAATAAAAAGCGAATAACTGAACAATGAGCGGTGTTGATCTAAAGAATGAAACAAATACGACGATAAGTTGATTGATAACAGGTAGTTTTCTTTTTCGAATTAGAGCAAATATGGTTCCTATAACTAATCCGAAGACCATACTGATTACCGCGATTAATAATGTTGTTGGAACACCTTTTAAAATATCCCCAACGTGTTCATACATAAAAGGAAAATCTATAGCCACATTGCTCACCTCGTTTGTTCAGTTTGATAGGGTATATTATACTTTTTCTCTAAAAGCATAACGGTAAATTCTACGATGATACAAATAATCCAATAAATCATACATATCGCCACATATACTGGAAACATGCCTAACCCGTAATTATTTCCTATAATTAAATTAACTTGTCCCATCATGTCTATTAGTCCAATAGTAAATGCGAGTGACGTATCTTTAATTAATTCAATCACTTGATTACCAATGTTTGGCAAACTATTTCTAAATCCTTGTGGAATGATAATGCGCGTTAAAATGACTCTATCACTTAAACCAACTGTTTTACCCGCTTCTATTTGTCCTTTATCAACTGAATTATATCCTGCTCTCATTACTTCAGATAAGTATGAACCAGTGTGCAGTGTAAAGGTCAGTATGACGAAAAATAAACGACTAAAATGATTGATATCAATATAAATCCATTGCAAGACAATAGGCAATGCAAAATACACTAAAAACAATTGCAAAATAAGCGGTGTACTTCTTACAAACGAAACATACAATTTCACAAATTGACTTAATATCGGTACTTCTTTTATTCTTATAACCGCCAAAATAAGTCCTAGTACTAAAGCTAATAGAAGGGAAATAATCGTGATAAATAATGTAATAGGTAGTTTATCTAAAATTTGCATAAACAAATCTGGCCATGTTGTCGTCCCCATATTTCTCCTCCTTATAAGCGATCTTTAATATCATTCAATGAATCTTTGTCATCAAACACATTAAAGCTAAACCATTTTTTCGATAACTGCTCAAGCGAGCCATCTTCTTTTAATTCTTTTGTTGCTTTATCAATATCTTTTTGTAATCGCGTATTTTTCTTGTTATATAGAACGTGAATGGACTCTTTTGAAACAACGCCACCTACTTTAACATCCGCATTTAATTCTTTTTGAATCGCTTGATAAGTTGTTAAATTCAAGAACATCGCGTCTCTACGTTTTGATTCAATCATTTTAAAGTTTTCACCATTAGATACTTTATGAATTTCATCAATATCTATCGGTTGTTTATGCGACTTATTATATCCAGTAAGAATTGAATACAATCCACCACTCGGCGCCATTGGTGTCAGCCTTTTGTTATGTAAATCATCTAATGATTCAATATCATGAGTGTCGTTATGTACGATAAGCGTCGTTAAAGAATATACATAAGGTTCTTTTTGATATAAAAACTTCTGTTCTCGTTCTGGTGTTTTGAAGAACCAATTGATACCCATATCAAATTTGCCTACACCGATACCTACCACGTTAGACTCTTCCTCACCAAATTCATATTGAAAATCATATTGTGGTAACTTCTTTTCAAGCATTTTCATATAATCCATATCGTATCCAATAGGATTATTATCGCTATCTGTATATAAAAATGGCGGATTAACTTCCGCTGACAATGCCACTTTAATTACTTTTTTATGATCATTTTCTTTCGTAATGGGTCCGCAACCAGATAATGAAATGATTAACAAACTTACAATTAAGAATTTAATATACCTCATTTCTTACCTCCTACGACCCAACAGTTGATGTTAAACGACTTAAAAATCTTCTTGTACGTTCAGATGAAGGATTATCTATTACAGATTCAGGTGTGCCTCTTTCAATAATTTCTCCATTATCCATAAATAAGACTTGGTCAGATACTTCTTTAGCAAACTGAATTTCATGTGTCACAATGACCATCGTTCTACCTTCACTGGCAATCTCTTGAATAATATTTAACACACCTTGAACTGATTCAGGATCTAATGCTGAAGTCGGCTCATCTAATAAAAGCACTTCCGGTTCGATACTTAATGCTCTAACGATACCTACACGTTGTTGCTGACCGCCAGACAATTGTACTGGATAAGCATCTGCTTTATCTTCCAGTGAAACTTTCTCTAAATATTTCATAGCTTTCGCATTCGCTTCTTTTTTATTCATACCTTGCCCATATATCAAACCTTCAGTGATATTTTCTAAAATGGTACGATTTTTAAAAAGATTATAATGTTGAAATACCATTGCTGATTGACTTCTTAAACGCGTGATATCTTGTTTATTAAAATTCTCAATATTAAACAGCCTATTTCCTAACTCAATGACACCTTTATAAGGTGTTTCAAGCATATTCAAACTTCTTAATAAAGTGGTTTTCCCTGAACCGCTCGGCCCTATAATCGTTGTAACGGTCCCCGTTTCTTGTTCAAAACTAATACCTTTCAAAATCTCATTAGTATCGAACCTATGATGCAATCCTTCAACATTAATCAACCCATTCACTCCCGAACAAAATATTAAGTTGAATTTATCACAACTATTCATATAAGTAAAGTCGGTTTTGATTTAAAATCCTATATTCTCGCTTTTCACAAAATTTTCTTATCTTTTTACTCGGATTAGATTGAATTTTAAAAATTGTCTGACTATAATGGCATATATAACTTAAGGAGGTTTTTATTTATGACACAAGAAAATTGGAATAAAGAAACACTCGCAATTCACGGTGGTCAAGTGCCTGATCCAGTTACTGGTTCAACAGCAGTTCCCATCCACCAAACGACTTCTTTCACATTTAAATCTACAGAACATGCTAAAAACTTATTTGCTTTAGCAGAAGATGGAAATATATATTCTCGAATTATGAACCCAACTAATGATGTTTTTGAAAAGCGTATCGCATTATTAGAGGATGGCTTGGCAGCTTTAAGTGTCGGTAGTGGCCAAGCTGCTATTACTTTAAGCATTTTAAACATAGCGGAAAATGGTTCCGAAGTTGTCGCATCGACTAATTTATATGGTGGTACATATAATTTATTTGCCGTTACATTAAAGAAATTTGGTATTAAAGTACATTTTGTAGACCCAGATGATCCAGCGAATTTTGAGGCAGCAATAAATGAAAATACTAAACTGATCTTCGCTGAAACAATCGGTAATCCACGTATAGATGTATTGGATATCGAAGCTGTCGCTGAAGTTGCGCACAAAAATGGTATTCCTTTAATAGTCGATAATACATTTGCATCACCTCACCTATTACAACCTATTAAATATGGTGCGGATATCGTTGTACATTCAGCTACTAAATTTATCGGAGGTCACGGAACTTCTATCGGAGGTGTGATTGTAGATAGTGGTAAATTTAATTGGGATAATGGAAAATTCCCAGGATTAGTCGAACCTGACCCAAGTTACAATGGCGTTTCTTACGTAAATGATGTTGGAGCAGCAGCTTATATTACAAAAGCGCGTGTTCAATTGTTGCGTGATATTGGTCCTGCACTATCACCATTCAATGCTCAACAATTCTTAATTGGACTTGAAACATTACATTTAAGAACTGAACGTCATTCAGAAAATGCTCAAAAAGTAGCAGAATTTTTAGAAGCACATGATAAAGTGAGCTGGGTAAATTATCCTGGTCTTAAATCAAATCAATATTATGACCTTGCTCAAAAATACTTACCTAACGGACAAGGTGCAATTCTAACATTTGGTGTTAAAGGTGATTCTGAATCTATTCCAGACTTTGTAGAAGCACTATCACTGTTCTCACTATTAGCGAATGTTGGAGATTCTAAATCACTTGTTATACATCCAGCAAGTACGACTCACCAACAATTATCTGATGAAGAACAAATCGCTTCAGGCGTAACGAAAGATTTAGTACGTCTATCCGTCGGTACAGAATCTAGTGATGATATTATTCAAGACTTAGAACAAGCTTTAAATAAAATTAAATAACTTTCAAAAACATCCGAAGTTAATATAAAACGAGCGCAAATTCTTTAAAAATTAAGAATTTGCGCTTTTTTAAGTTTATCTTTTGAGTCTTCGTGCGTTTTATCCATATTTTACCAAAATCGCACAATATCTTTTGAGTCTTCGTGCGTTTAGCTCGGATTTCACTTGGCTTACCCCTCGTGATTTTATCAAGTCAGTGCTCATATGCTTCTCTTCCAAAATATTCAAAGAAGTTAAAAGAAAATGTAGCTCAAGATTATTTAAATAAAGGTATTTCGCTAGAAGGTTTAGATATTAGATATAACATAAGAAGTAAATCAACTTTACGTCAGTGGATAATTCAGTATACTAAGGGTAAGAAAAATAAATCACATGAACCCGAGGTGTCTATCGTGAATACTAAAAAAACGACATTAGAAGAAAGAATTGAGATTGTAAAATATTGCTTAGATCACAATATAACGTGCAAAGAAGCTTCTGAAAAATTCAATTTAAAATATAGCCAACTTTACAGTTGGATTCAAAAGTATAAAGAACATGGTGAAGATGGTCTTATTGATGGCCGAGGTAAAGGTAAACCACAAAGCATCATGACACCAGAAGAAGAGTTGAATGCGCGTATAAAAGTACTTGAAGAAAGAAATAAATATTTAGAAATGGAAAACGAAGTATTAAAAAAAGAGGAAGAGATAGAGAGGCAGTTGATGAAAGAAAAATCAGGCAAAAAGCATCGTACAAAACGATCAAATCACTAAAAGATACTTATCCTATAGTATGGTTATGCCAAGAACTAGAAATTTCTAGAGCGAGTTATTATAAGTGGATGAATCGAAAGAACCCAAATGATAAGTAGCAAAAAATCTTTATAATCTTTCCTCACGATTTTGTGAAGTGCTGACGCCCGGGGGAATAGTATGAGTGAGAGACTACAGGCTCGAACCATACCCCCAGGCAAGCATGCACTTTCAAAATCGTTAGATTTTAATATATATATATATGTCTTCACTAGGTTATAACCTAATGAAGACATCTTTTATTTTGACACCCACTTCATTGGCATTTGATAGTTGTGAGTCAACTGAACTGAATAATTTTTATTTTTTTGATAACATTTAAGTATCATATGTATCGAAAAGGAGAACAAAACAATGAAACAATCTGTATACGATTTAACACAACAACACCGATCTATACGTCAGTTTAAAGACGAACCACTATCAAAAGAAACTGTACAAAAATTAGTCGAAGCTGGACAAATGGCTTCTACTTCTAGTTATGTACAAGCATACTCCATAATCGGTGTTACTGATCCTGACATTAAACAAGCTTTAAAAGAAGTTTCAGGACAGCAACATGTAGTAGACAATGGCTACTTATTCGTTTATGTAATTGATTATTATAGACATAGCTTAATAAACAATGAAACTAAAGGAAATATGGAAACAAGCTTTGAATCTGCTGAAGGTCTTTTAGTAGGAACGATAGATGTTGCATTAGCAGCACAAAACGTCGCTTTAACAGCTGAAGACATGGGACTTGGTATCGTTTATTTAGGTTCATTACGAAATGATGTTGAGCGCGTAGGAGAAATATTAGGCTTACCAGAGCACGTCTTTCCACTATTCGGAATGGCAGTTGGCGTACCAAGTGACGACGAACAAGGGTCTCCAAAACAACGATTACCATTCGAACACGTCTTTCATGAGAACCAATACAATTCAGACAAAACACAACAATTAGAACAAATTAAACAATACGACAAAGAAATTCAAGATTATTATCAAAAACGCACAAACGGTAAACGCTCAGAATCATGGTCAGAGCAAATCAGAAAAATGATGAGCAAGAAAACAAGACCAGACATATTAGAGAACCTGAACGTTAAAGGCTTTATGAAAAAATAAAGAAAATATAAAAATAGATCGCTTCATTAGGTTATAGCCTAGTGAAGCGATCTTTTTATTTTAAAATTTCACGAAGTCTCAACATGATGTTCATTCCATCAGGTTCTTCGTTTTTATGATATTTTCTCTTCTATTCTACCATCACTTAATTTTATAACTTTATCTGCGAATTCAAATATTCTTTCATCATGTGTAATCATAATGCCTATTGAATTATTTTCTTTCACATTATTTCTAATCATTTTAGCTACTTCAATTGCTCTTTTTGAATCTAAACTTGCAGTTGGTTCGTCTGCTAATATCATTTTTGGGTGGTTCATCCATGCTCTCATTATCGCAACACGTTGTTTTTCCCCACCAGACAATGCGTTTGGATATGCTTTTAATCTATGTGACAAACCTATTTCTGTTAATAGTTTTTCTGCTCTGTCTTTAGCTTCTTTTTTACCCATTCCAGCCATTTGACCGACGTAAGTAAGTTGGTCTGTTACATTTAAATAAGGTATTAAATGTGATGATTGGAAGATGAATCCTATTTGGTTTAGTCTCATATCTGTCAATTTTTTATCTGATAAGTCGACATAGTCTAAATCATCTAATGTTATTTTACCTGAGCTCTTACCTAGAAGTCCGCCAATAATTGACAATAATGTTGATTTACCTGATCCAGATGCCCCGTTTAATACAATGAGTTCACCTTTTTCTGCTGTAAATGTAATATCATTTAACACTTGTGTTTTGGCTTCTTTTTCTCCAAATGATTTTGTAACATGTTCAACAACTAGTCCCATAATTATTCTCCTCCTATAGCTTCTAATGGTTCAATTTTCATAACTTTGATAAGTGATAATACGGCTCCGATTAATGAAACGACGATGAATACTGCAACCATCAATAACATCAAGTTAGTATCTAAGTAGAATGGCATTGATACTGGCATAACGCCTCCTAAAATGAATATGATAGCGATGGCTAATGCGACTCCGATTAATGTAATCATTAAGATTTGTAGCATTAACGAAGCAATCAACGCTTTATTTTTAGTGCCTATTGCTTTTAAAATTCCAAATTGACTTGTTTTTTGAATTGTCATGACGTAGAAGAATGCTGTAATGACAATTGCTGAAATAACGAATAAGAATACGATCATCAAGTTTAATGGCTGTTGTTCTGCATTGTAACTTGGAATGGCATTTAACATATCATCTTGTGAAATGACTTTTACATCATCTAATTTGTTGATTTCATCTTTTTGATTGTCATTCAAGTTGTCGTAAGCAATCACTGAAATATGATTACCTTTTAAATCTTTCATTCCATCTTCATTAACGTATGCCATTGAA
This portion of the Mammaliicoccus vitulinus genome encodes:
- a CDS encoding amino acid ABC transporter permease is translated as MAIDFPFMYEHVGDILKGVPTTLLIAVISMVFGLVIGTIFALIRKRKLPVINQLIVVFVSFFRSTPLIVQLFAFYYGTPIIIEWLNNVLQTNLDPDGAHPLMIVLFVFTLHSAAYLTEVMRSGLKSVDESQIEAAVTVGLKRRHILTRIVIPQAIGYAIPNLGNQFIALIKGTAIAFVVQVTEILAISQIIANDGYRFVEVYIIASAIYWMMALVFEWIFGKMESRVGKYLYQT
- a CDS encoding amino acid ABC transporter permease; amino-acid sequence: MGTTTWPDLFMQILDKLPITLFITIISLLLALVLGLILAVIRIKEVPILSQFVKLYVSFVRSTPLILQLFLVYFALPIVLQWIYIDINHFSRLFFVILTFTLHTGSYLSEVMRAGYNSVDKGQIEAGKTVGLSDRVILTRIIIPQGFRNSLPNIGNQVIELIKDTSLAFTIGLIDMMGQVNLIIGNNYGLGMFPVYVAICMIYWIICIIVEFTVMLLEKKYNIPYQTEQTR
- a CDS encoding transporter substrate-binding domain-containing protein yields the protein MRYIKFLIVSLLIISLSGCGPITKENDHKKVIKVALSAEVNPPFLYTDSDNNPIGYDMDYMKMLEKKLPQYDFQYEFGEEESNVVGIGVGKFDMGINWFFKTPEREQKFLYQKEPYVYSLTTLIVHNDTHDIESLDDLHNKRLTPMAPSGGLYSILTGYNKSHKQPIDIDEIHKVSNGENFKMIESKRRDAMFLNLTTYQAIQKELNADVKVGGVVSKESIHVLYNKKNTRLQKDIDKATKELKEDGSLEQLSKKWFSFNVFDDKDSLNDIKDRL
- a CDS encoding amino acid ABC transporter ATP-binding protein; the encoded protein is MINVEGLHHRFDTNEILKGISFEQETGTVTTIIGPSGSGKTTLLRSLNMLETPYKGVIELGNRLFNIENFNKQDITRLRSQSAMVFQHYNLFKNRTILENITEGLIYGQGMNKKEANAKAMKYLEKVSLEDKADAYPVQLSGGQQQRVGIVRALSIEPEVLLLDEPTSALDPESVQGVLNIIQEIASEGRTMVIVTHEIQFAKEVSDQVLFMDNGEIIERGTPESVIDNPSSERTRRFLSRLTSTVGS
- a CDS encoding homocysteine synthase codes for the protein MTQENWNKETLAIHGGQVPDPVTGSTAVPIHQTTSFTFKSTEHAKNLFALAEDGNIYSRIMNPTNDVFEKRIALLEDGLAALSVGSGQAAITLSILNIAENGSEVVASTNLYGGTYNLFAVTLKKFGIKVHFVDPDDPANFEAAINENTKLIFAETIGNPRIDVLDIEAVAEVAHKNGIPLIVDNTFASPHLLQPIKYGADIVVHSATKFIGGHGTSIGGVIVDSGKFNWDNGKFPGLVEPDPSYNGVSYVNDVGAAAYITKARVQLLRDIGPALSPFNAQQFLIGLETLHLRTERHSENAQKVAEFLEAHDKVSWVNYPGLKSNQYYDLAQKYLPNGQGAILTFGVKGDSESIPDFVEALSLFSLLANVGDSKSLVIHPASTTHQQLSDEEQIASGVTKDLVRLSVGTESSDDIIQDLEQALNKIK
- a CDS encoding helix-turn-helix domain-containing protein; translated protein: MNTKKTTLEERIEIVKYCLDHNITCKEASEKFNLKYSQLYSWIQKYKEHGEDGLIDGRGKGKPQSIMTPEEELNARIKVLEERNKYLEMENEVLKKEEEIERQLMKEKSGKKHRTKRSNH
- the nfsA gene encoding oxygen-insensitive NADPH nitroreductase — translated: MKQSVYDLTQQHRSIRQFKDEPLSKETVQKLVEAGQMASTSSYVQAYSIIGVTDPDIKQALKEVSGQQHVVDNGYLFVYVIDYYRHSLINNETKGNMETSFESAEGLLVGTIDVALAAQNVALTAEDMGLGIVYLGSLRNDVERVGEILGLPEHVFPLFGMAVGVPSDDEQGSPKQRLPFEHVFHENQYNSDKTQQLEQIKQYDKEIQDYYQKRTNGKRSESWSEQIRKMMSKKTRPDILENLNVKGFMKK
- a CDS encoding ABC transporter ATP-binding protein, giving the protein MGLVVEHVTKSFGEKEAKTQVLNDITFTAEKGELIVLNGASGSGKSTLLSIIGGLLGKSSGKITLDDLDYVDLSDKKLTDMRLNQIGFIFQSSHLIPYLNVTDQLTYVGQMAGMGKKEAKDRAEKLLTEIGLSHRLKAYPNALSGGEKQRVAIMRAWMNHPKMILADEPTASLDSKRAIEVAKMIRNNVKENNSIGIMITHDERIFEFADKVIKLSDGRIEEKIS
- a CDS encoding ABC transporter permease is translated as MKLALKELTYYKFKYLLVTLILFLLAFLVLFISALAQGLAKENVSGVEQWNKSEYVIASDADNNLSQSNITKQTNQDVNNVAKGDTIKTAMQKVETDSGKADLMFTQLTKDIQPKPSEGHLPKSNHEVLLNEKLKAEGFNVGDNIKLADEDQTFKISGFADNIMFSHTSMAYVNEDGMKDLKGNHISVIAYDNLNDNQKDEINKLDDVKVISQDDMLNAIPSYNAEQQPLNLMIVFLFVISAIVITAFFYVMTIQKTSQFGILKAIGTKNKALIASLMLQILMITLIGVALAIAIIFILGGVMPVSMPFYLDTNLMLLMVAVFIVVSLIGAVLSLIKVMKIEPLEAIGGE